A single genomic interval of Hippoglossus stenolepis isolate QCI-W04-F060 chromosome 24, HSTE1.2, whole genome shotgun sequence harbors:
- the LOC118103383 gene encoding radixin isoform X1: protein MPKPINVRVTTMDAELEFAIQPNTTGKQLFDQVVKTVGLREVWFFGLQYVDSKGYSTWLKLNKKVTQQDVKKENPLQFKFRAKFFPEDVSEELIQEITQRLFFLQVKEAILNDENYCPPETAVLLASYAVQTKYGDYNKDAHKPGYLTHDRLLPQRVLEQHKLTKEQWEDRIQTWHEEHRGMLREDSMMEYLKIAQDLEMYGVNYFEIKNKKGTQLWLGVDALGLNIYEHEDKLTPKIGFPWSEIRNISFNDKKFVIKPIDKKAPDFVFYAPRLRINKRILALCMGNHELYMRRRKPDTIEVQQMKAQAREEKHHKQMERAQLENEKKKREHAEKEKEKIEREKDELMERLRHIEEQTMRAQKELEEQTRRALELEQERRRAREEAERLERERTMAEEAKGELAKQAADQLKNQEQLAAELAEFTAKIALLEDAKRKKEDEASEWQHKALSAQDDLEKTKEELKTAMTIMPAAPGGNAESEHDEQDENHAEASAELSNEGVSEIDLRSEEARVTEAQKNERVKQQLQTLSSELAEARDETKKTQNDVLHAENVKAGRDKYKTLRQIRSGNTKQRIDEFESM from the exons aTCAACGTCCGGGTCACCACCATGGATGCAGAGCTGGAGTTTGCCATCCAGCCCAATACCACAGGGAAACAGCTCTTCGACCAG GTGGTGAAGACAGTGGGTCTGCGGGAGGTCTGGTTCTTCGGTCTACAGTATGTGGACAGTAAAGGCTACAGCACCTGGCTCAAACTCAATAAGAAG gtGACCCAGCAGGATGTGAAGAAGGAGAACCCCCTGCAGTTTAAGTTCAGAGCCAAATTCTTCCCTGAGGATGTGTCGGAGGAGCTCATCCAGGAGATCACCCAGAGACTCTTCTTTCTTCAG GTGAAGGAGGCCATCCTGAATGATGAGAACTATTGTCCCCCAGAGACGGCGGTGTTACTGGCATCATACGCCGTCCAGACCAAGTATGGAGACTACAACAAAGATGCCCACAAGCCTGGCTACCTTACCCATGACAGACTGCTGCCTCAGAG agtcCTGGAGCAACACAAGCTGACCAAGGAGCAGTGGGAGGACCGGATACAGACTTGGCATGAAGAACACAGAGGAATGCTCAG AGAGGACTCGATGATGGAGTATCTTAAAATCGCCCAGGACCTGGAGATGTACGGCGTCAACTACTTtgagattaaaaacaagaagGGCACACAGCTGTGGTTGGGCGTGGATGCTCTCGGCCTCAACATCTATGAGCATGAAGACAA gttgacACCAAAGATTGGCTTCCCCTGGAGCGAGATTCGAAACATCTCTTTCAACGACAAGAAGTTCGTCATCAAACCTATCGACAAGAAAGCGCCT gactttgtgttttatgCCCCGCGACTGCGCATCAACAAGCGAATCTTGGCGTTGTGTATGGGAAACCACGAGTTGTacatgaggaggagaaagccCGACACCATCGAGGTGCAACAGATGAAGGCTCAGGCCCGGGAGGAGAAGCACCACAAACAAATGGAGAG ggcCCAGCTGGAGAATGAGAAAAAGAAGCGAGAGCATgcggagaaagaaaaggagaagataGAGCGTGAGAAAGATGAGCTCATGGAGCGGCTAAGACACATTGAGGAGCAGACGATGAGAGCTCAGAAAG AGCTCGAGGAGCAGACTCGCCGGGccctggagctggagcaggagagaaggagagcgagggaggaggcggagaggctggagagagagaggacaatgGCAGAGGAGGCGAAGGGGGAGCTGGCCAAACAGGCCGCAGACCAGCTGAAGAACCAGGAGCAACTG GCTGCTGAACTGGCAGAATTCACAGCCAAGATCGCTCTCCTGGAAGATGccaagaggaagaaagaagatgaGGCTTCAGAATGGCAACACAAG GCTCTCTCAGCCCAGGATGACTTGGAGAAGACCAAGGAGGAGCTAAAGACGGCGATGACAATTATGCCAGCAGCTCCAGGCGGCAATGCCGAGAGCGAGCACGACGAGCAGGACGAGAACCACGCAGAGGCCAGTGCCGAGCTGTCCAACGAGGGCGTCAGCGAGATCGACCTCCGCAGCGAAGAGGCGCGCGTCACTGAAGCCCAGAAGAACGAGagggtgaagcagcagctgcag